The following are from one region of the Alicyclobacillus fastidiosus genome:
- the bstA gene encoding bacillithiol transferase BstA, which translates to MRDFQYPIGKFERMGKVSAEQRVEWIEQIAETPTKLRSAISGLSGEKLDTPYRPGGWTVRQVVHHLPDSHMNSYIRFKLALTEENPIIKPYMENLWAELTDYQNTPIEVSLILLESLHGRWVTLLSNLEDTQFSLTFTNPESGEILSLETALGLYAWHGRHHIAQITSLRERMGW; encoded by the coding sequence ATGCGAGACTTCCAATATCCAATCGGCAAGTTTGAACGTATGGGCAAGGTCTCTGCTGAACAACGCGTAGAGTGGATCGAGCAAATCGCAGAAACACCTACCAAGTTGCGGTCTGCAATAAGCGGATTGTCAGGTGAAAAGTTGGATACGCCGTATCGTCCTGGGGGATGGACGGTGCGTCAGGTTGTTCATCATTTACCTGATAGTCATATGAACAGTTACATCCGTTTCAAACTGGCGCTTACTGAAGAAAACCCAATCATAAAACCGTATATGGAAAATCTCTGGGCAGAATTAACCGATTATCAAAACACACCTATAGAAGTGTCGTTAATACTTCTTGAGTCACTTCATGGACGTTGGGTTACATTGCTTTCTAACCTAGAAGACACCCAGTTTTCACTTACTTTCACGAATCCGGAGTCCGGAGAAATCTTATCCCTGGAAACCGCTCTTGGACTGTACGCTTGGCATGGCAGACATCATATTGCCCAGATCACATCCTTGAGGGAAAGAATGGGGTGGTAA